The Quercus lobata isolate SW786 chromosome 4, ValleyOak3.0 Primary Assembly, whole genome shotgun sequence genome segment aatcagttcaaccgagttacccgaaatacgaaTTCGAAATATTTTCAAATGGAAGGGCAAAAAAATGGAAGCTTAACGATTCATACACAAATTTgacttggaaatatttttcctatatcgtgagatcaataatcttgaaatcaaatttggggtaaaaaaaatgttagtggctagttattaacgagacgtaatcgcttagaaaatgtgttgagaagtgaccttcggtcaccgtttcgacaataacttttgagtGGTAAAGAAATTTTAGACGCAGCTTGAATGTTTTCGAAAGTTCTCATTCagagcttcaatttgaacaaaaattttgtatttttttgatggaaattgagagagTTATTGTAGTGTGAATATGTCCAACCAAGTTACCCGAAAAACGGATTCCAGTTATCTGCCGATAGAGgagcgtaaaaatggaagtttaatgATTCACACACAAATTTggctttgaaatattttccctatatcatgagatcaataatctttaattcatattttgggtaaaaaaaaaaaacgttagtggctagttattcactaGACGTAACGCTTAGAAAAtatgttgaaaagtgaccttcggtcaccgtttcgacaataacttttgaacggtaaggaattttttatGCCGCCTGAATGTTTTTGAAAAGAACACAtttagagcttgaatttgaagacaaattttttttatttttttgatggaaatcaagagagttattgtcatttgaattagTCCCACCGAGTTTCCCGAAAttcggattccaattatgtgctgATGtaggggcgtaaaaatggaagtttaacgaTTCGCTCATGAATTtggcttgaaaatatttttcctatatcacgagatcaataatcttgaattcaaattttgggtaaaaaatacattagtggtaagttattcacgagccataatcgcttagaaaatgtgttgaaatgtgaCCTCCTTTCACtattttgacaataacttttgaacggtaaggaatatTTAGACGTGGCTTGAATGtttttgaaattacaaattcggagcttgaatttgaacaaaaattttgtactttttcagtggaaatcaagagagtagTTGTCTTTTGAatcagtcccaccgagttacccgaaatacgaattccaattatttgccaaTGGAGGGGAGTAAAAATGGAAGCCTAATGATTGGCActcaaatttggcttggaaaaaattttcctatatcgcgagatcaataatcttgaaatcaaattttgggcaAAAAAAAGGTTTCTGGCTAGTTATTCATAAGTCGAAATCGCTTAGAacatgtgttgaaaagtgaccttcggtcaccgtttcgataataacttttgaatggtatgGAATTTTTATGCACGGCCTGAATGTTTTCAAAACTACACATTTGGAGCTTgaattcaaacacaaattttttatttttttgttcgaaatcaagagagttattgtcatttgaatctgtcCCACTGAGTTACCTAAAATATGGATTCTAATTGTGTGCCGATGGAAGGGCgcaaaaatggaagtctaacaaTTCGTACACGAATtcggcttggaaatatttttcctatatcgtgaggtcaataatcttgaaatcaaattttgggtaaaaaaaatgttagtggctAGTAATTCTCGAGATGTAATCACtaagaaaatgtgttcaaaagtgaccttcggtcaccatttcaacagtaacttttgaatggtGACCCTCTCTTTTAATTAGGTGTTCGCCACAACAAGAGTCTTaactaaccttgtagtctcatctagtttgactaacaGTTCACCTTTTTCAGGTTTTACATTAAgctcttttttataaatatgagaagtcttttcagattttataaattcagtgCATAGCTAAAGTGACCACATTCATCCACATACTCATCAAAAGAGTCATTTTCAGTATCACTCTAGGTAGCAATcaaccctttatcttttgacttcttggtcttttccttcataaggTAGTTTGGGTACTCTATCTTCACatgaccaaaacctttgcactcatgGCATTGGATAAGGAGTTTCTCACTCTTACCCTCCCTagaggatttagatttcctaggaggtttttacttatcctttttcctaaattgaagaGGTTTGATAATCTCATTAGCTATGAAGGATATAAACTCATCcccatcatcatcttcatcttcatctccgctttcatcttcatcttcagagtcatcaatctcttcctctatacctTTAAGAGCCAAGTTTCTACACTTTCCACATTTTCCCATTAAACCTAATCCCATCTCATAAGTTTTAAGGTTCCCTACAAGCTTAGTCAAAGGAACTTGATCAATGTCCTTCACTTCTTCAATGACAGTGATCTTGGTATGGAATCTTTCAGGTAAGGACCTAAagattttcctaacaatttagGATTCTGCTATAGATTCTCCAAGGTTGAAGGAAGAATTCATAATATCCTTgaatttagcatagaactcatcaaagatCTCATCCccctccatccttatttcttcaaaacgaCTAGTGAGTTTTTAAAGCTTCACAGTCTTTACtgccttggtaccttcataggtggtctcaagaatggtccatgTTTTCTTGACAACTTCcatggatgatattttcttgaattcctcattggtcaccccaCTGAACAAAGCATTCAAGACCCTACTGTTGAAATTTTCCACTTTGATTGTTGCTTCATCCCTATCCATCGacacttcctttggcttaatccaATCAACTTCCACAGCTTGCCATACTTTTTCACCTAAAGCCTACAAAAAAACATTCATACgaactttctagtatgcataattagtgccatcaaataaatgaggtataataagagactgtcatctatccatgacaaataggggccaatggatcacatagcaacgattaaccctaatcagaatgtgcccgctttgataccacttttgggaaatttagactccgattgatagaattaacaagttttaaactcaagttgttaattagatttattgtgaataacacttgttaaaacaaactaatatcaatatcatgtcaatatcatacacagcggaaaagtaaataagacaaaatatgatgacctaggaaaacattgaaacaaactagtttcacaacaaaaaaaacttagggagaAACCTTCTTGAAAATCAATCCACTAttataaagagaaatttcaaatctagtacaaaacctttgtccctagactctacaatccccataGATGTTAtagtagaaaccttctactgcTTCAAAAtttctgaactcttcaatatatgaatgccaccctttcgcacggatcccaatacgtgactaaccaatgatgcaccgcttctaatatgtgactaattccTTTAACTTGAAGATGTTgttggttacaaagttcttcactttatcaaaaatgaagatcaagaagcacttgatTACCAAACCCTAAGGCACAAAGACGCAGTAACTTCTTTcaaagagaataaggcactaggtcactttttgcatgtgATCTCCTTGTATTATCTTATGTGACGACCTCTAAAGtaagctttatatatgtctagggttgtaagaaaataaaccctatacaaatacataagcatgggccgaaaattaGATTTGGAATTCTGATTTCGTAGATCTCTATAGATACTGTATTTGTCGAGTAGCTGTCGAGACCTCGATAGATAtatctgtcaagctttaatgaacaacacttcttcattggtttcttggacaaatttgcatgATTTCAATACTAAATTTGAACTCTTGCTCCTTGAAGTAATAAaaccatcctagatctacccaattacaagtaaagtacattttgtcaaaggattagacaatttacataacatatgtctTTAACAAAAtccacatatatcctaacaacaTATTAGGTTATCAACATGTTATCAGTTAATCATATTATTATGCAAAATGTAATTCTACTACCAGTTGGATAAACCCAATGTGcttatattcttcttctttgacGAATAAATTCGAAAGTCACAAACCTAAATGGATTGAACCCATAATCTCACTTTCAACTCGTTTACGAGGTAAGACATGCTATTTGGTCCAAAGACCATTGGCACTGGCTTTTCATCACCAGGCCATGAAcaacatgaacaaaagcttgACTACTACAAACAATTCTTATAAAACTTAGCACATGACATGCCAAAAGAACATGAATTTAAGTTGTCTTTCCAACTTTTAATTTACtttcatagaaaataattaaaaatatataaatattagtagacttttcaattaaataattaacatAAAGTACAACTTCACATAAAATGGAATGGAGCATAAGAATACATGTGGCCTACCCAACTAGTCTATTGAAGATCTATAGCTTATAGGCAACTCTAAAATTCGAAATTAAGGCTTGTTGTTATTATTTGTGTTGCAGTAAATAATCTGATAGGCTGTAATGCCAGCATAGTAAATACCAAATCACTTATCAATTTTCATCAAAGAATAACAAATTGTTTCTCAGAGCTTTCCTTCGAGGCGCAAAGTAAATCTCTGCAAGGATATAAGAATTTCCTTCAACTTCTTCTTGAATGATTCATCAACCAGGTTACCATTGCCATCAAACTTTGCAGGATGTTCGTGTGCGTTCAAGAAGAACTCAGGtttattgatgaaatgaagatCTAGAAAAACTCCTATTTGGCGAAGGTGATACTGTGACCGACTTCCACCAGAACCTCCTGAAGCACTTACAATTGCAGCTGCTTTATCAGCCCAAACATTTGGTGGTCTAGATGCCCAGTCAATTGCATTCTTCAGAGGTGCTGGtatagaagaagagagaaaagagttgGTAAAACATAATGCAAAAGTTACAAGAACTTAATTTTATAGCAATGCATAATTCTAATAATATCttgaattaaacaatttaaCGTACATAGACTGCAAACTAATTAAGTACTCCCCCTAACCCTCTCGTTTTCTTTTTGACAATTGAACAATATAGTTAAGGATCCATTAATGCCATTTACACATGGGAAAGTCAAGTATTCTTGCATGAGACTTGGGAAGAAGGCTAGCGTTTCCATTTTTATCGGTTGTGAAATTCCTCAAGTTGACATAAACACTTTTGtttctcaatatatttttaactaTGCATAGGATAAATATTGttacattaaattattaaattcactATTGCTTAACAACTTAAGTTCTTAGGACTAACCggataaataatttattataacaTCTCAGTAAGAGGTTTTAGATTCAAATCTTGTTAATAAGAGTAGTTTAGACCAACACATGAAGGAAGAGCGTTGAACTAAATAATTCAATTCAACATTTTCCTACCACttaaatttttgggaaaaaaaattgttaatcaAATAATAGAGATGAAAGAATATTTATCTCCGCCTAAAGAATGCTTATGCCTAATAAATCAACTTTGTATTTGATTAGAATAATGTAGCATAtataaagatagaaagaaaacaGTGCCAGAAATTGAAATCTTAAGAATTGCTACAGTAAATGACTATTTCACAAAAGCAAATGTCTTGAATCATTTGaattagggtccatttggatacagctgaaaactgaaaactgaaactgaaaactgaaaaacactgtagcgaaataatttttaaatgtgtaaatagtactgtgggacccatttgtaataaaaaagttgttgaaaaatgaaatttgtgggtccatgaacagtacacgatgtgcactaattggtccaaaaaaatttgaaaagtcaaagtttacggccactgttcattgaacagtgcatgaacagtagccgcaacactcaaaaagctcaaaaacgcgtaaaaaaaaaaaaaaaaaaaaaaaaccaaacaaactgCAGACGCAGAAGTTTTCATCCCAATCCAAACGCTCTCTTAGTGTTTGTTTGGATCACATCCCACGTTTTGCATttcaggcttttttttttttttttttaatccatgaATAGAGTATTTAGGGCAATGAACAGTGTTGAACAGTAATCAACagtaattagaaatttttttttttttttagttttcaatttttcatcaaaataaacagtatccaaaTGCACACATAATGATAGAAAGCAATATGAAAAAgattatattactacatattgCAGCATCCGAAGGAATCAACAGCTGAATCCTAAGAAATTGCTGCATTAATATAATAAGTAAGAAAATGTCGTTTTATCTGTGCCTCGCTCTATTTTATCTGTGGCCTTCAGCTTTCATTGTATATGTTAATACTATATTTAGCATTGATAATAGTGCCATTTGCTTTGGCAATAGAGAATTTTAATTTGACCGTTGATTTTATGTGTTGTAAACCACTATtgatgttatattattttaatttatatttaatttctagttttgtatattttatatatatatatatatatatatttatatatatgtatatattgataatagtaacatgtgtttttatttattgaagtattgaattcattttaattttttggtttattataaataattttagtacCAAAAAAAGGTAGGTCACAACTTTAACTAAGTTAAAATtagtttatgaatttttttttttttttctagaatagTATTTTAGATCTATGAATCTGTTTCATGATAATTGCTCTCacaccaattaatttttcatgtaggtgaaaatcaaactccaaatatcttttatgtttggcaatgaaaattttactaattaaattgaCTAAAACTCACACAAACATtttaatcatgatttttttttttttttttttggtcatatatAACTTGATTCCCTGAAAATAATTCCCGACTCCACCAACCATCTTGGCTTGCGACAAAGTGCTTGTTTGGATAGAGCGTTGCGTTTGCTTGAGTTCCGTTTCTgcgttttctccttttttttttttttttttttcacgcgttttctCCCTCacaagcggctactgttcatgtactgtacatgaacagtagccataACATTTGACCAATTTTTCGTGAACAATGCatctgtgcactgttcacggacccacaaatttcatttattatcaattttttcattaaaaatgggtcccacggtactattcacacatttaaaaattattttgttacagagttttcagttttcagttttcagtttcagcaaaataagttctatccaaacagacctaaAGAACATCAATGAAACATCAGGAGTTGTTGAAGCTCCTTAAAACAATTTGTCATCTTGAAACACTTTGTACTGTGTTCAAGGTCCTTTAaaaagcttttaattttttgtcttgAAATATAATAGCTCCTCCAAATTTAGGAGTGTCATTTTGATACACCTCATGGAGGTTGGGTTTGTGAAACTTTcccaaattaaattcaacccatgacaaaaatttaaaggccaaaactgaaaaattgCAAACCACACACCAATTTTCCAAGACTAATGAATAAAATGAAGGTATAGAAAGGAGTACCTGAGACTGAGAAGTTGTACTCGGGCGAGGCAAAGAGAATGCTATCAGCTTCTTTAATTTTCTGGCGGAAAGCTTCCACAGTTGGTGGGAAAGTTCCCTTTCCCTCTAAATCAGTGTTGAGCATAGGCAAAGGTTCAATGTCTATGTACTCTATTTCCAAGCCATTGATGGACTTGCTCAGCTCGATTGCTATAACCAAACACACAAAGAAGTCAAAACCCAACTCCTGAAAACAAAGtagaaaacagaaaaaacaaaagtaccTGAACGAACTAGGCCACGGTTGTACGAGGCTTTACGAAGAGACCCACATAGAGCCGCCACTTTAATTATTGGTTTTGCTGCTACAACTGtctccattttctctctctctctcttaatctcaGTTCTGAGTTCTCTGGTTCTGTCTTCTGTTTCTGTGTGTATCTGAAGGATGTGCTGGTATCTCAATATATAGACAATCAGAGAAAATAGATTTGAGTTCTTCTGCCGCCACTATAAATAGTGGAGCGTACATATTTTGGTGAGAGATACTACacatgaaaatatataatttagaatcaCAATTTATCATGAGTTATAAACGGTAGAGATATATCTCTACATGACACACTATCACACTTTCATTACTTATAACTCATTATATAATAAGTTGTGATATAAAGTTATGCATATTTATGTGTTCCATTAATATGTTTTGgtgttattagaattttttactAGGTTTTTTGCGTTTGTCTTTGTCTGCTTAGATGGGTTTGACCTTTGACCGGTAAAAGTTTATAGTTATAGATGTCATGTCATTCCTTTGTTTCGTGGAAGGGTCTCCAAATTagaaagttttcaaaatatgaaaaatattaaaattaaaaaaaaaattctttttagataaaatttaaaaaaaaaatatttcctacaCCAATGTTCTTAAGtaatttgttaactttttctttcatgaaaaattcctctttcatttcaagatttattaatttatttattacaatatCCCAATTACATTTTACAAATCTAAGTGTAtaatttgaaacattttaaaattttaaatgatgcaacaatatgtattttgtaagatctaaaaaattaaatttgaaccaTTAAATAGATGAAATGGACATGCTTGAAATGAAAATGACcctattttgtatttttctgtcTGAAAAGGGAGAAAATGGGTGTAAACACGAAATTACAAAACTGACCCATTATCTCATTGTTTCAATCTACAATAAAGGTATAATACTAGTGacttataattttcttcttccacttttttattttctgaaatctatactaaatatatatgatcaaaaactaaaatcttttttattatcatcaACATTTTTCATTCTCCCACTTTTACATCTATTCAACTAAAGAGTAActtatagtaatatttaatctGAACCATTATTGAAAAGAtttatttcaaatgaaaataatgcaAATAGGAATAGTGGGGAGAGATGGAGAGTGTTGATGGGGTTAGTCTATTATTAATTACGTAAGTGATGAGGTGATCATAGGgtaagaagaaaagagaaagttcTTGTATGTTGACATGTGGGGTTAGTCTATTACGTAAGTGATGAGGTGATAGGGTCAAAACTAAGATGAAAAACTCATTATTTTGCAATTGTATGTTAAGACTCATCATATCCTGAACATTGGCACTGTCTTCTTGTTCATTTTACATGTTAAAGTTCTATCATTGCCACtcattaaaattgaaaaatgaaaagacgGTAACTGGTAGTCTAGGAAAAATTCCTAGATCAATAGTCCATCGATTTTTGAATTCACTCCTCATTTATACACTCCATGCTTCATATATAGCATCAATTAAGTTGAGGAACTTGGATTCTCTGGTTCACATCGCATAGATCCAGCTTTCTTTACTGGTGGAGTATGGCTGTTGTGGAACAAAAATGATTTGGTAATTGAAGTAAATTCATCACACCAGATTTATGCAACAGTACATTTTCTTCCTCATCAAGGAAACTGGATTCTATGTGGTACAGATAAATCTTCCGAGTCAAATGCTACACCTGCGGAAGATGATAATACTCTGTTTGTGCATATCTTCTGACTCTACTCTCTCTCAAGATCAAGAGTCCATcgatttttgaaactttttcaCAATTTCTATCTTCCTCTTTGTTTCTAGCAAGGACTTGAAATTAGTCCTTCTTTGTTTCTATCGTGAGGAAATTTTTTGAGGGTGTCATGTTAATTTCATACATATAATATGTAGTCCTTGTAACTCTTTTTGCAGTCATCATAATAAATACTATTGAACATGTCAATGAATGTTACCCTAGTTTTTAGTGAATCACAGAAATTTGGTGTTCTTGTGTGtactttgatatttttatttttattgtttaattaacTATCACTTATTCCACAagtttaagttaataaaaaaaaagtgaatttaattcaatataataatttcataatgAAGTAACCCAATTaactattgaatttaatttttattttataaaaactaTCATAATGAATTAACCCAATCATCTGGACGGTTTTTTTAGCTGAAAGGTTTAATATATGCCATTCACTTAGGCAAGGACTATCATAATGAGGCCTTTTCCATGATAATTGTAACGTGGTTTGACTTTGGCAATCAAAATCAAAGTCACACACGATGTCCAAAACCAAGTTATACATGGTTTTTGACATCTTGTAAAGTTAAGTCACAGTTGGTTTAGGACTCTTGTAGCCGTCCTAACATATTGGTAATACTAgtcaaaagaaatatatatatatatatatatatatttatatataagtgAAATTGACAGAGTCAGGATTTCAGTCGATcggcaaaattaaaagaaaatattaaaagtaaaattaacctaaaatattaattgataaaaataacaaaatgaataaataattgtAAACAAATGAAACTACAAACATATGTtttatatcattaaaataaaggaaCAAATATAATCAATGCGTAGTTACTAATAATCAAAGGAAGAGATTAATCTAAGTACATAAATTTTAGACATTTAATTTGattctttaaaatatattaagaaaataaatccaTGTTACAATATTAACTATTGAGAATATAGCAAATGCCTGTAAAGTTGAAGGTCCTTAGcactaacaaattaaaattgaggcctaaaaaagaaggaaaaatgttTCTCACCAAAATTGTTTGGAGAGAACTACTTCAAATTTTTCctctatctttttattagatgtgaattttgaaaatttcattgttaaattatattttctttatattcttaatataagtatcaaatttcgttcaaatcggataatat includes the following:
- the LOC115987398 gene encoding NADPH:quinone oxidoreductase-like, producing METVVAAKPIIKVAALCGSLRKASYNRGLVRSAIELSKSINGLEIEYIDIEPLPMLNTDLEGKGTFPPTVEAFRQKIKEADSILFASPEYNFSVSAPLKNAIDWASRPPNVWADKAAAIVSASGGSGGSRSQYHLRQIGVFLDLHFINKPEFFLNAHEHPAKFDGNGNLVDESFKKKLKEILISLQRFTLRLEGKL